A window of the Garra rufa chromosome 10, GarRuf1.0, whole genome shotgun sequence genome harbors these coding sequences:
- the LOC141343644 gene encoding interleukin-12 subunit alpha: protein MLPRVYLAASILCFALLWQSGIASPVGARKSPLRLTGTCNALARSLLWNVSAVLEMDHLFSGFDCTQINAEVHLRTQTVSACTPQNPKCTHSQVLNIDENECLQRILEDLHYYRETFRAYSNTELTKTVVKSIDEVLQNCFSVSVKDNSPTKMFMVHQKSFQERLQLCKVLKGFSLRTITINRVFNYILSK from the exons ATGCTGCCCAGAGTCT atTTAGCTGCAAGCATTCTGTGCTTTGCTTTGCTCTGGCAAAGTGGCATCGCCAGTCCGGTCGGAGCACGTAAATCTCCATTGCGCCTCACGGGAACGTGCAACGCGCTCGCACGCTCTCTGCTCTGGAACGTGTCTGCGGTGCTTGAGATG GACCACCTGTTCAGTGGGTTTGACTGCACACAGATAAACGCAGAGGTGCACCTCAGGACGCAAACGGTGTCTGCTTGCACACCGCAG AACCCCAAATGCACTCACAGTCAAGTTCTAAATATTGATGAG AATGAATGCCTACAAAGAATTCTAGAAGATCTCCACTACTATCGGGAGACATTTAGAGCCTATTCCAACACAGAGCTCACCAAAACTGTAGTGAAGAGCATTGATGAAGTCTTGCAG AATTGCTTCTCTGTCTCTGTGAAGGACAACTCTCCGACCAAG atgttcATGGTTCATCAAAAATCTTTTCAAGAACGACTGCAGCTGTGCAAAGTCCTAAAGGGTTTCAGCCTTCGAACAATAACAATAAATCGTGTTTTCAACTACATTTTGTCAAAATAG